The Streptomyces camelliae genome window below encodes:
- a CDS encoding citrate synthase 2, with product MSDFVPGLEGVVAFETEIAEPDKEGGALRYRGVDIEDLVGHVSFGNVWGLLVDGAFNPGLPPAEPFPIPVHSGDIRVDVQSALAMLAPVWGLKPLLDIDERQARDDLARAAVMALSYVAQSARGQSLPMVPQREIDKAQSVVERFMIRWRGEPDPKHVAAVDAYWTSAAEHGMNASTFTARVIASTGADVAAALSGAVGAMSGPLHGGAPSRVLGMIEEIERTGDAEAYVKQALDRGERLMGFGHRVYRAEDPRARVLRRTARELGAPRFEIAEALEKAALEELHNRRPDRVLATNVEFWAAIMLDFAEVPAHMFTSMFTCARTAGWSAHILEQKRTGRLVRPSARYVGPGPRRPRDVEGFADIAH from the coding sequence ATGTCCGATTTTGTACCCGGACTCGAAGGAGTCGTCGCGTTCGAGACGGAGATCGCCGAACCGGACAAGGAGGGCGGCGCCCTGCGCTACCGGGGCGTCGACATCGAGGACCTGGTCGGACACGTCTCGTTCGGGAACGTGTGGGGGCTGCTGGTCGACGGCGCCTTCAATCCCGGTCTGCCGCCCGCCGAGCCGTTCCCGATCCCGGTGCACTCCGGTGACATCCGGGTCGACGTGCAGTCGGCGCTCGCCATGCTCGCCCCGGTGTGGGGGCTGAAGCCGCTGCTCGACATCGACGAGCGGCAGGCGCGGGACGATCTCGCGCGGGCCGCCGTGATGGCGCTGTCGTACGTCGCCCAGTCCGCGCGCGGGCAGTCGCTGCCGATGGTGCCGCAGCGGGAGATCGACAAGGCGCAGTCCGTGGTCGAGCGGTTCATGATCCGCTGGCGGGGCGAGCCGGACCCGAAGCATGTCGCGGCCGTCGACGCGTACTGGACCTCCGCGGCCGAGCACGGCATGAACGCGTCGACGTTCACCGCGCGCGTGATCGCCTCGACCGGCGCGGATGTCGCCGCCGCGCTCTCCGGTGCCGTCGGCGCGATGTCCGGGCCGCTGCACGGGGGTGCGCCGTCGCGGGTGCTCGGGATGATCGAGGAGATCGAGCGAACCGGGGACGCGGAGGCGTACGTCAAGCAGGCGCTGGACCGCGGTGAGCGGTTGATGGGGTTCGGGCACCGGGTGTACCGGGCCGAGGATCCGCGGGCGCGCGTACTGCGGCGTACGGCGCGGGAGTTGGGGGCGCCGCGGTTCGAGATCGCGGAGGCGCTGGAGAAGGCCGCGCTGGAGGAGCTGCACAATCGGCGGCCGGATCGTGTGCTGGCGACCAACGTCGAGTTCTGGGCCGCGATCATGCTGGACTTCGCTGAGGTGCCGGCCCACATGTTCACGTCGATGTTCACGTGCGCGCGGACTGCTGGGTGGTCGGCACACATTCTTGAGCAGAAGCGGACGGGGCGGCTGGTGCGGCCTTCTGCGCGGTATGTGGGGCCCGGTCCGCGTCGTCCGCGGGACGTGGAGGGGTTTGCGGATATCGCCCACTGA
- the pdxH gene encoding pyridoxamine 5'-phosphate oxidase: MTDREPFLDRRDRLDSLDPALDPAAMRKQYQAEGLAEQDLATHPMDQFTRWFEDAARAALHGTVYEPNAMVVSTADAAGHPSSRTVLMKQYDTDGFVFYTNYDSRKARDLAENAHVSLLFPWHPLARQVIVTGTARRTGRDETAAYFRTRPHGSQLGAWASAQSSVIASRAELDTAYAALEARYPEDEQVPVPPHWGGFRVTPETIEFWQGRANRLHDRLRYVAQPDGRWRVERLSP; this comes from the coding sequence GTGACCGATCGCGAACCGTTCCTGGACCGCCGGGACCGCCTGGATTCCCTGGACCCCGCCCTCGATCCCGCCGCCATGCGCAAGCAGTACCAGGCCGAGGGCCTCGCCGAGCAGGACCTCGCCACCCACCCCATGGACCAGTTCACCCGCTGGTTCGAGGACGCCGCCCGCGCGGCCCTGCACGGCACCGTCTACGAACCCAACGCGATGGTCGTCTCCACGGCGGACGCGGCGGGCCACCCCAGCTCACGCACGGTCCTGATGAAGCAGTACGACACCGACGGCTTCGTCTTCTACACCAACTACGACTCCCGCAAGGCCCGCGATCTCGCGGAGAACGCGCACGTTTCCCTGCTCTTCCCCTGGCACCCGCTCGCCCGCCAGGTCATCGTCACCGGCACCGCCCGGCGCACCGGCCGCGACGAGACCGCCGCCTACTTCCGCACCCGCCCGCACGGCTCCCAGCTGGGCGCCTGGGCCAGCGCGCAGTCCTCGGTGATCGCCTCGCGCGCCGAACTGGACACCGCCTACGCCGCGCTGGAGGCCCGCTATCCCGAGGACGAACAGGTCCCGGTCCCCCCGCACTGGGGCGGCTTCCGCGTCACCCCCGAGACGATCGAGTTCTGGCAGGGCCGCGCGAACCGCCTGCACGACCGCCTGCGGTACGTCGCCCAGCCGGACGGCAGGTGGCGGGTGGAGCGCCTGAGCCCCTGA
- a CDS encoding GNAT family N-acetyltransferase — protein MTNLRIVPVDGDDMLDQWRHVHNVIVPPAAMSLEDARERQERYRLRNAYLGDVLVGCSTVRPPAGEDSAATVIARVLPDFRGRGFGTALYEDGLAHARVLGASVIETCVLAANEDGLRFAARRGFAEIDRYVLDGEHDEWVDLRWSGD, from the coding sequence ATGACAAACCTCCGCATCGTCCCCGTCGACGGCGACGACATGCTCGACCAGTGGCGGCACGTTCACAACGTGATCGTCCCGCCCGCCGCCATGTCCCTGGAGGACGCCCGGGAGCGCCAGGAGCGGTACCGGCTGCGGAACGCCTACCTCGGGGACGTGCTCGTCGGCTGCTCCACCGTGCGCCCGCCGGCCGGGGAGGACAGCGCGGCGACCGTCATCGCGCGCGTGCTGCCGGATTTCCGGGGGCGGGGATTCGGGACGGCCCTGTACGAGGACGGGCTCGCCCACGCGCGCGTGCTGGGGGCGAGCGTGATCGAGACCTGCGTGCTGGCGGCGAACGAGGACGGGCTGCGATTCGCCGCGCGGCGGGGATTTGCGGAGATCGATCGGTATGTGCTCGACGGGGAGCACGACGAGTGGGTGGATCTGCGGTGGAGCGGGGATTGA
- a CDS encoding PAS domain-containing protein: MSASRRSGTTDELGPDEPGEPGESGGSDLLAALLDGMDAALCAFDADGVVTHWNREAERILGWTAAEAVGRHGFAGWAVRSADAEEVQSRLMSAMHAPGRQVHEFALVTKDGGRVLVRTQSAAVRGPDGKPAGLYCAFSEVHAQIDLERSIALSEALFEDAAWGVVLIDADLRPAVVNAHAARALGIGRTSALGRPLGELLAQGVEELEAALTHVLAEGAPPAPAEMWVALRTPEGEKRRCWRSGFVRLASPLAEEPVPLGVGWLFQDVTEAKQGEQEASLLRFRTNQLHRAARAAAECEDPAEAATVHLDFALAGFADHALLDRVAAPPRAGGHENGRENGRENGTGSTVRLVRIAATPAGTPGPSLLTGAAGLPVCYAAGHPAVQCVERAGSVRADAGSVPAELARQWALARQWPDDAVHALCAVLRSRGRTLGVVTFLRGPARTRFERSDTAYAEDVAARIAAALDLAEEARGA; this comes from the coding sequence GTGAGTGCTTCGCGGCGGAGTGGGACCACCGACGAACTGGGACCGGACGAGCCGGGCGAGCCCGGTGAGTCCGGGGGCTCCGATCTGCTCGCCGCGCTCCTCGACGGCATGGACGCGGCGCTGTGCGCCTTCGACGCCGACGGGGTCGTCACGCACTGGAACCGGGAGGCCGAGCGGATCCTCGGCTGGACGGCCGCCGAGGCCGTCGGACGGCACGGCTTCGCCGGCTGGGCGGTGCGCAGCGCCGACGCCGAGGAGGTCCAGTCCCGGCTGATGTCGGCCATGCACGCGCCGGGCCGGCAGGTGCACGAGTTCGCGCTGGTCACGAAGGACGGCGGCCGGGTGCTCGTGCGCACGCAGTCCGCCGCCGTACGCGGTCCCGACGGCAAGCCCGCCGGGCTGTACTGCGCGTTCAGCGAGGTGCACGCGCAGATCGATCTGGAGCGGTCGATCGCGCTGAGCGAGGCACTGTTCGAGGACGCGGCCTGGGGCGTCGTCCTCATCGACGCCGACCTGCGACCCGCCGTCGTCAACGCGCACGCGGCCCGCGCACTCGGCATCGGCCGTACATCGGCGCTCGGCAGACCCCTCGGCGAGCTGCTCGCGCAGGGCGTGGAGGAGCTGGAGGCCGCGCTCACGCACGTCCTGGCCGAGGGCGCGCCGCCCGCGCCCGCCGAGATGTGGGTGGCCCTGCGCACCCCCGAGGGCGAGAAGCGACGCTGCTGGCGCAGCGGCTTCGTACGGCTGGCCTCGCCGCTCGCGGAGGAACCGGTGCCGCTCGGCGTGGGCTGGCTGTTCCAGGACGTCACCGAGGCCAAGCAGGGCGAGCAGGAGGCGTCCCTGCTGCGCTTCCGCACGAACCAGCTGCACCGCGCGGCCCGCGCCGCCGCCGAGTGCGAGGACCCGGCCGAGGCGGCCACCGTCCACCTGGACTTCGCGCTCGCCGGCTTCGCCGACCATGCCCTGCTCGACCGCGTGGCCGCGCCACCGCGCGCGGGCGGGCACGAGAACGGGCGCGAGAACGGACGCGAGAACGGGACGGGAAGCACCGTACGGCTGGTACGGATCGCCGCGACGCCCGCCGGGACGCCGGGGCCGAGCCTGCTCACCGGCGCGGCCGGGCTGCCCGTGTGCTACGCGGCCGGTCACCCGGCGGTGCAGTGCGTGGAGCGCGCCGGCAGTGTCCGCGCGGACGCCGGCTCGGTCCCGGCGGAGCTGGCCCGGCAGTGGGCGCTGGCCCGGCAGTGGCCCGACGACGCGGTCCACGCCCTGTGCGCGGTACTGCGCAGCCGGGGCCGGACACTCGGCGTGGTGACCTTCCTGCGCGGCCCCGCCCGTACCCGCTTCGAACGGTCCGACACGGCCTACGCCGAGGACGTGGCGGCGCGCATAGCGGCAGCGCTGGACCTGGCGGAGGAGGCTCGCGGCGCATAG
- a CDS encoding SIS domain-containing protein, translating into MSDGTPADLFFDAAINLLRRVREEEAESIRAAGTLLADTVAAGGRLFAFGAGHSSLAAQDVVYRAGGLALMNLLAVPGVVGVDVTPATLGSALERVDGLASAVLGASPVRAGDALVIISLSGRNALPVEMAQGARALGVRVIGVTSVAYASETRSRHSSGTFLKDHCDIVLDSKIAVGDAELTLDTIPAPFAPASTVVTTALMQAVMATTAATLAERGIEPPLLRSGNVDGGHEWNSRVMREYGERIFYRH; encoded by the coding sequence ATGAGCGACGGCACGCCTGCCGACCTGTTCTTCGACGCCGCCATCAACCTGCTGCGGCGGGTCCGCGAGGAGGAGGCCGAGTCGATCCGGGCGGCCGGCACCCTGCTCGCCGACACCGTCGCGGCCGGCGGCCGCCTGTTCGCCTTCGGCGCCGGACACTCCTCGCTGGCCGCGCAGGACGTCGTCTACCGCGCGGGTGGGCTCGCCCTGATGAACCTGCTCGCCGTGCCGGGTGTCGTCGGCGTCGACGTCACCCCGGCGACGCTCGGCTCCGCCCTCGAACGCGTCGACGGCCTCGCGAGCGCCGTCCTCGGCGCCTCCCCGGTCCGCGCCGGCGACGCCCTGGTGATCATCTCCCTGTCCGGCCGCAACGCCCTGCCCGTCGAGATGGCCCAGGGTGCCCGCGCCCTGGGCGTGCGGGTCATCGGCGTGACGTCGGTCGCGTACGCCTCGGAGACCCGGTCCCGGCACTCCTCGGGCACCTTCCTGAAGGACCACTGCGACATCGTCCTCGACTCGAAGATCGCCGTCGGCGACGCGGAACTCACCCTCGACACCATCCCGGCCCCCTTCGCCCCCGCCTCCACCGTGGTCACCACCGCCCTCATGCAGGCCGTGATGGCGACCACCGCCGCCACCCTGGCCGAACGCGGCATCGAGCCCCCACTCCTGCGCTCCGGCAACGTCGACGGCGGCCACGAGTGGAACAGCCGGGTGATGCGGGAGTACGGCGAGCGGATCTTCTACCGGCACTGA
- a CDS encoding metal-dependent transcriptional regulator produces MSGLIDTTEMYLRTILELEEEGVVPMRARIAERLDQSGPTVSQTVARMERDGLVSVASDRHLELTDEGRRLATRVMRKHRLAECLLVDVIGLEWEQVHAEACRWEHVMSEAVERRVLELLRHPTESPYGNPIPGLEELGEKDGAIPFLDEGMVSLADLDPGADGKTVVVRRIGEPIQTDAQLMYTLRRAGVQPGSVVSVTESAGGVLVGSGGEAAELEADIASHVFVAKR; encoded by the coding sequence ATGTCCGGACTGATCGACACCACGGAGATGTATCTCCGCACCATCCTCGAACTCGAAGAGGAAGGCGTCGTGCCCATGCGAGCCCGCATCGCGGAGCGGCTCGACCAGAGCGGGCCGACGGTGAGCCAGACGGTGGCGCGCATGGAGCGCGACGGCCTGGTCTCCGTGGCCAGCGACCGCCACCTGGAGCTGACGGACGAGGGCAGAAGGCTCGCCACGCGCGTGATGCGCAAGCACCGCCTGGCCGAGTGCCTCCTCGTCGACGTGATCGGCCTGGAGTGGGAGCAGGTGCACGCGGAGGCCTGCCGCTGGGAGCACGTGATGAGCGAGGCCGTGGAGCGCCGCGTGCTGGAGCTGCTGCGGCACCCCACCGAGTCGCCGTACGGCAATCCGATCCCGGGCCTGGAGGAGCTCGGTGAGAAGGACGGCGCCATCCCGTTCCTGGACGAGGGCATGGTCTCGCTGGCCGACCTCGACCCGGGCGCGGACGGCAAGACGGTCGTCGTCCGCCGGATCGGCGAGCCGATCCAGACCGACGCCCAGCTGATGTACACGCTGCGGCGCGCGGGCGTGCAGCCCGGCTCCGTGGTGAGCGTGACCGAGTCGGCCGGCGGTGTGCTGGTCGGCAGCGGTGGCGAGGCGGCCGAGCTGGAGGCGGACATCGCCTCCCACGTGTTCGTCGCCAAGCGCTGA
- a CDS encoding alpha/beta fold hydrolase, whose amino-acid sequence MARRMDVTGAGGVRLAAWEFADPPKADPDPADDRAEAEPRAPGVLLLHGLMGRASHWAPTARWLAARYRAVALDQRGHGQSGKSAQAAFTREAYVEDAEAALEQLGLAPAVLIGHAMGALTAWQLAAKRPDLVRGLIICDMRASALGAASQREWADWFHSWPVPFATLADVRKWFGEDDPWAERPNPARGAFYAEVMHESADGWRPVFEPEQMLSSRETWVYDAHWEELAQVRCPTLVVRGLDGELGRAEAQEMVRVLPRGEYAEVADAGHLAHYDRPVAWRAAVSPFLDSLLGE is encoded by the coding sequence ATGGCGCGGCGTATGGACGTGACGGGAGCGGGTGGCGTGCGCCTGGCCGCCTGGGAGTTCGCCGACCCGCCCAAGGCGGACCCGGACCCGGCGGACGACCGGGCGGAGGCGGAGCCCCGCGCTCCGGGCGTGCTGTTACTTCACGGGCTGATGGGCCGCGCCTCGCACTGGGCGCCGACCGCCCGCTGGCTCGCCGCCCGGTATCGCGCCGTCGCGCTCGACCAGCGCGGGCACGGCCAGAGCGGCAAGTCCGCGCAGGCCGCCTTCACCCGCGAGGCGTACGTCGAGGACGCCGAGGCTGCCCTCGAACAGCTCGGCCTCGCCCCCGCCGTCCTCATCGGCCACGCCATGGGCGCGCTGACCGCCTGGCAGCTCGCCGCCAAGCGCCCCGACCTGGTGCGGGGCCTGATCATCTGCGACATGCGGGCCTCCGCGCTCGGCGCGGCCTCGCAGCGCGAGTGGGCCGACTGGTTCCACTCCTGGCCCGTCCCCTTCGCGACCCTCGCCGACGTCCGCAAGTGGTTCGGCGAGGACGACCCCTGGGCGGAGCGCCCGAACCCCGCCCGCGGCGCCTTCTACGCCGAGGTCATGCACGAGTCCGCCGACGGCTGGCGCCCCGTCTTCGAGCCCGAGCAGATGCTGAGCTCCCGCGAGACCTGGGTGTACGACGCGCACTGGGAGGAACTGGCCCAGGTGCGGTGCCCCACGCTGGTCGTACGGGGCCTGGACGGCGAACTGGGCCGGGCGGAGGCGCAGGAGATGGTGCGGGTGCTGCCGCGGGGGGAGTATGCGGAGGTGGCGGACGCGGGGCACCTCGCCCACTATGACCGGCCGGTGGCTTGGCGGGCGGCCGTCTCGCCGTTTCTCGACAGCTTGCTCGGGGAATGA
- a CDS encoding bifunctional DNA primase/polymerase: MEETIAGAENSQIAGQIPQQRGESLLETAVRYAEERHWDVFPGTWLEAVDGMQRCSCGDASCSAPGAHPARPDWATQATGSATVARRMWQKQPTASILLPTGRTFDALSVPETAGFLALARMQRMELTLGPVTLAPDRRMHFFVLPGASVKVPELVRKLGWTLSSLDLVALGEGAYVAAPPTRFGSRGAVQWACRPTPANRWLPDAEELISPLAYACGRDR, from the coding sequence GTGGAAGAGACGATCGCGGGCGCCGAGAACAGTCAGATTGCCGGTCAGATTCCGCAGCAGCGCGGGGAATCGCTGCTGGAGACCGCCGTACGGTACGCCGAGGAGCGGCACTGGGACGTGTTCCCGGGGACGTGGCTGGAAGCCGTCGACGGGATGCAGCGCTGCTCGTGCGGCGACGCCTCCTGCTCTGCGCCGGGTGCGCACCCCGCGCGCCCCGACTGGGCGACCCAGGCGACCGGCAGTGCGACCGTCGCGCGCCGGATGTGGCAGAAGCAGCCGACCGCGTCGATCCTGCTGCCGACGGGGCGGACCTTCGACGCGCTGTCCGTCCCGGAGACCGCGGGGTTCCTGGCGCTGGCCCGGATGCAGCGGATGGAGCTGACGCTGGGGCCGGTGACGCTGGCTCCCGACCGCCGTATGCACTTCTTCGTGCTGCCGGGGGCGTCGGTGAAGGTGCCCGAGCTGGTACGGAAGCTGGGCTGGACGCTGTCGTCACTGGACCTGGTCGCGCTGGGCGAGGGTGCGTACGTCGCCGCTCCGCCGACTCGGTTCGGATCCCGTGGCGCCGTGCAGTGGGCCTGCCGGCCCACGCCCGCGAATCGGTGGCTGCCGGATGCGGAGGAGCTGATCTCGCCGTTGGCGTATGCGTGCGGCCGGGATCGATAG
- a CDS encoding transcriptional regulator produces the protein MAARPLVARQPNERLQALIQEAGCSNAGLARRVNMCGAEHGLDLRYDKTSVARWLRGQQPRGRAPAIIAEALGRKLGRTVTIDEIGMANGKNLASGVGLQFSPTVLGAIEQVCELWRSDVGRRDFLSGSSVAASALVEPSRDWLISAPDAQVARQAGPRVGQADVAAVRSMTQALTDLDHQYGSGHVRPVVVHYLNSVVSGLLAGSYRESVGRELFAAVARLTELAGYMAVDTGQPGLAQRYYIQSLRLAQAAGDRGYGGYVLAASMSHLAAQLGNPREISQLARAAQEGARGHVTPRVEAMFHAAEARGHALLGDVRAAQAATGRAVTAMEQADDAAGDDPVWIAHFDEAYLADELAHCHRDLGQPEQAARYAEQSLAGHPESRARRRAIGYVLLATAQVQQREIEQACTSGLRAVELLETLRSNRGAEYLEDLQQRLEPFREEAVVREFGARLDLQQAA, from the coding sequence ATGGCCGCAAGGCCTCTCGTGGCGAGGCAGCCGAACGAACGGCTGCAGGCTCTCATTCAGGAAGCGGGGTGCTCGAACGCCGGGCTGGCCCGGCGGGTCAACATGTGCGGCGCCGAACACGGCCTCGACCTGCGCTACGACAAGACGTCCGTGGCCCGCTGGCTGCGCGGCCAGCAGCCGCGGGGCCGGGCCCCGGCCATCATCGCGGAGGCGCTCGGGCGCAAGCTCGGCCGTACGGTCACGATCGACGAGATCGGCATGGCCAACGGCAAGAACCTCGCCTCGGGAGTCGGTCTCCAGTTCTCGCCGACGGTACTGGGGGCCATCGAGCAGGTCTGCGAGCTGTGGCGCAGCGACGTGGGGCGCCGGGACTTCCTGTCCGGCTCCTCCGTCGCCGCCTCCGCCCTCGTCGAGCCCAGCCGCGACTGGCTGATCTCGGCCCCCGACGCCCAGGTGGCCCGGCAGGCGGGCCCGCGCGTGGGCCAGGCCGACGTGGCGGCCGTACGGTCCATGACGCAGGCGCTGACCGACCTGGACCACCAGTACGGCAGCGGGCATGTCCGCCCGGTCGTCGTGCACTACCTCAACAGCGTCGTCTCCGGGCTGCTCGCGGGCTCGTACCGGGAGTCGGTCGGGCGTGAACTGTTCGCCGCCGTCGCCCGGTTGACGGAGCTGGCGGGCTACATGGCCGTCGACACCGGCCAACCGGGCCTGGCCCAGCGGTACTACATCCAGTCGCTGCGGCTCGCCCAGGCCGCCGGGGACCGCGGTTACGGCGGCTATGTGCTGGCCGCGTCCATGAGCCACCTCGCCGCACAGCTCGGAAACCCGCGCGAGATCTCCCAGTTGGCGCGGGCGGCGCAGGAAGGGGCGCGCGGGCATGTGACCCCGCGCGTGGAGGCGATGTTCCACGCGGCCGAGGCGCGCGGGCACGCCCTGCTCGGTGACGTACGCGCCGCACAGGCGGCCACCGGGCGGGCGGTCACGGCGATGGAGCAGGCGGACGACGCCGCCGGGGACGACCCGGTGTGGATCGCGCACTTCGACGAGGCCTATCTGGCCGACGAGTTGGCGCACTGCCACCGTGACCTGGGACAGCCCGAGCAGGCGGCCCGGTACGCCGAGCAGTCGCTGGCCGGGCATCCGGAGTCCCGGGCCCGCAGGCGCGCCATCGGCTATGTGCTGCTCGCCACCGCCCAGGTGCAGCAGCGTGAGATCGAACAGGCCTGCACCTCGGGTCTGAGGGCGGTGGAACTGCTGGAGACGCTCCGCTCCAACCGGGGCGCCGAGTATCTGGAGGATCTCCAGCAGCGGCTGGAACCTTTCCGGGAGGAGGCGGTGGTACGGGAGTTCGGGGCACGCCTCGACCTCCAGCAGGCCGCGTGA